CCCGGCGGCGCTCGGCTGGGAGACCGAGGGGTACATCGAGATCTACTGCCGGCGCAACACCTCGCCGGACACCATCCAGCGGGGCCTGGAGCGCTACCAGGAGGTCGTGGCCGCGTCCACCGTCACCGGGGACGCGGACGCGATCGCCCAGGTCTTCGCCTCGGACATGCGCCACTTCGAGCGGGTGCTGGAGCGGATCGCCGGGGAGCCGTTCGTGGAGCGGACCAAGTCGGTGCTGGTGCTGTCGCCGTTGCTGCGGCGCTTTTCCTCCGGGGCGCCGGGGTGACTCCCCGCGCCCGTTCGGGCAGGTTGGACTGCGGCTCCTTCAGGGGCGCGGGGAACCGCGCGAACAGCCACGGACGACCCGCACCCGGTGACGGCGAAGGCGCCCCGGGCTCTACTCCGCGGTCTTGCGCGCCAGCGCGTTGTTGTCGATGGAGTTCCGCACGCTGAAGCTCACCGCGTCCGGCCGGTACCGGTCGTCCGACCACTCCACCGGGCGCCCTTCACGCGTCGTCGTCACCCGCCGTACCCGCAGCAGCGGACTGGTGCGGCGGACCCCCAGCAGCTCGGCGTCCTGGGCGCCGGCCGCGACCGCGTCGATGATGTGCTCGCCGTAGGCGAAGACCAACCCCGTGTCGTCGTAGAGGCGTTGGGTGACCGAGGGACAGTCCGGCTCGATCGACTCGACGGCCGGGGAGATCCAGTCGGCGTACACCGTGCGTTCCAGCAGCACCGGTTCGCCGTCCAGGCCGCGCACCCGCAGGACGTGCAACACCTGGGTGCCGACGGGCAGTTGGAGTCGTACGGCGTCCTCGTGGGTCGCCGGGCGGTACTCCTGGGCCACCACGTGTCCGGTGGCCTCGCGGCCCATCGCGCGGGCCCACTGGGCGAAGCTGCGCAGTTCCTCGAAGCTCTGGCTGCGGCGGCTGGCGAGGACCACGCGCCGGGCGCCCTGACGGGAGCCGATGAGCCCCTCGGCGGTCAGGGCCGAGACGGCCTGGCGGACCGTGCCGCGCGAGACGCCGTAGTGCGCGGCCAGCTCCGACTCCGAGGGCAGCCGGCTGCCGACCGTGTACTCCTCGCGGTCGATCGCCCGCCGCAGCTCGTCGGCGATCTCCTCGTGTCGCGCCGTCATGCTTCCCCTCTGCTCAGGTCGCTGTGCACAGCGTGACCAGCCTAATCGAGACCTGAGCGTGATCTGCCCGGGTCTGGATTGTGCAGCCAACCAAGGTTCAGAGTTTCGCTCCCGTTTACAGACAGGACACCGCGAGCGGGCGTACTGTGACGCAACTTGTTCAGACAAGTTCTCCGCAACCCTCGTGCGCCCCTGGAGAGACCGTGACCGTGTCCCTGCCGAGAAACGCCGCACTCGGCGGCTGCATCGCCGTCGTCGCCGCGCTCGCGCTCAGCGCCTGCGGCGCCGCCCCCGACAACGCGTCGACCACCACCAAGGACGGCAAGAGCGCCGCCACCGCCACCTCCGCCGCCGACTTCGGCGGCATGGACGCCCTGGTCAAGGCCGCCAAGAAGGAGGGCGCGCTGCACATCATCGCGGTGCCCCGCGACTGGGCGAACTACGGCGCGATCATCGACGGCTTCCAGAAGAAGTACGGCATCAAGATCCAGGACGAGAGCCCCGACGGCTCCAGCCAGGACGAGATCAACGCCGTCACCACCCGCAAGGGGCAGGACCGCGCCCCCGACGTCCTCGACCTGGGCTCCTCCTTCGCGCTCAGCGCCGCCCAGCAGGGCCTTCTCGCGCCCTACAAGGTCGCCTCCTACGCCGACATCCCCGAGGCCCAGAAGGACCCGCAGGCCCGCTGGTACAACGACTACGGCGGCTACATCTCCATCGGCTGCGACGCCAAGCGCGTGAAGAGCTGCCCGACCAGCTTCAAGGACCTGCTCAAGCCCGAGTACAAGGGACAGGTCGCCCTCAACGGCAACCCCACCAAGTCCGGCTCGGCCTTCGGCGGCGTCTACGCGGCGGCCCTGGCGAACGGCGGCTCCTTCGACGACATCCAGCCCGGCCTCGACTTCTTCGCCAAGCTGAAGAAGAACGGCAACTACACGCCCGTCGAGTCCACCCCGGCCACCGTCGAGAAGGGCGAGACGCCGATCTCCATCGACTGGGACTACCTGAACGCCGGCTACGCCGACGAGTTCAGGTCCAAGGGCCTCGACTGGAAGGTCACCATCCCGAGCGACGGCCAGTACGCCCAGTACTACTCCCAGGCCATCACCAAGGACGCCCCGCACCCGGCGGCCGCCCGCCTGTGGCAGGAGTACCTGTACAGCACCGAGGGCCAGAACCTGTGGCTCAAGGGCTACGCCCGCCCGGCCCTGATGACCGCCATGGAGAAGGCCGGGACGCTGGACAAGACCGCCGCCGCGAAGCTCCCGAAGGTGACCGGCACGCCGTCCTTCCCGACCGAGACCCAGCAGAGCAAGGCCAAGACGGTCATCGCGCAGGGCTGGGGGAAGGCCGTCTCCGGATGACCGCCGCTCTCCCGCGCGCGGACGTGGCGCCCGTCGCTTCGGCGAAGCGGCGGCGCCGCGCCCCCGGCTGGCTCGCCGTCGTGCCGCTGCTGGCGTTCACGGCCGTCGCCTTCGGCCTGCCCGCCCTCGCCATCGTGAACGGCGCCTTCTCCGTCGACGACGCCACCACGGGCGCCACCCGCTACACCGGCGCCAACATGACGGCCTCGCTGCAGGGCCCGTACCTGACCGCCCTGCTCGGCAGCGTCAAGCTGTCCGCGATCTCCGCCGTGCTCGGCGCCCTGCTCGGGCTGCCGCTCGCCCAGGCCGTGGTCTCCTCCCGCTCCCGGCGGCTGCGCGAGGCCGTGCTGACCGCCTCCGGCGTGCTCGCCAACTTCGGCGGGGTCCCCCTCGCCTTCGCCTTCGTCGCCACCCTCGGCAACGCGGGCGTCCTGACCGTGCACCTCGGCCTGAAGGACAGCGGCTGGGATCTCTACAGCTTCTGGGGCCTGGTCCTCGTCTACCTGTACTTCCTCGTCCCGCTCATGGTCCTCACCATCACCCCCGCGCTGGACGGCCTGCGCGCGCAGTGGCGCGAGGCCGCGCTGAACAACGGCGCCACCGGCGCGCAGTACTGGCGGCACGTGGCGCTGCCCGTGCTCGCGCCCTCGCTGCTCGGCGGCCTGGTGCTGCTGTTCGGCAGCGCCTTCTCCGCCTACGCCACCGCCGCCGCCATGGTCGGCAGCGCGGTCCCGCTGGTCACCCTGCAGATCGCCGACGCCCTGTCCGGCAACGTGCTGGTCGGCCAGGAGAACGTCGCCCTCGCCCTCAGCCTCGACATGGTGCTGGTGGCGGGCCTGGTGATGGCCGTGTACCTGCCCCTTCAGCGAAGGAGCGCCCGATGGCTCGACGCCTGACCCCGTGGCGCTGGGCCGTCCTCGGCCTCGCCGCCCTGTACTTCCTGGTGCCGCTCGCCGCCTCCGTGGTCTTCACGGTGGACGTGCCCGGCCAGGGCCTCACCTTCGACGCCTACACGAAGATCCTCTCCGCCGACGGCTTCGTCTCCAGCCTGCTGCTCTCGCTGGAACTCGCCGTCGCCACCGTCGCGGTCGTGCTGCTGCTGACGGCGCCCGCCGTGGTCGCGCTCCGGCTCGGCGCGCCCCGGCTGCGTCCCGTGGTGGAGGTGGTGTGCTCGCTGCCGCTGGTGGTGCCGCCCATCGCGTTCGTCGCCGGGATCGCCACCGTCCTGAAGTGGGGCCCGGAGCATCTCTCCCGGACGCCGCTGTTCGAGACGTTCGTGGTGGTCCAGAACGACCGCTTCCCCCTCGTGCTCGTGCTCGCCTACGTCGTGATGGCCCTGCCGTTCGTCTACCGGGCCCTGGACGCCGGCCTGCGCGCCATCGACGTACGGACCCTGGCCGAGGCGGCCCGCAGCTGCGGCGCCTCCTGGCCCAAGGCCCTCGTCCGGGCCGTACTGCCCAACCTGCGCGGCGCCCTGCTGAACGCGTCCTTCCTCACCCTGGCCCTGGTCCTCGGCGAGTTCACGGTCTCCCACCTGCTGGGCTACGCGCCCTTCGCCGTGTGGATCTACAACGTCGGCGGCGAGCAGGCCCAGATGTCCGTCGCCGTGTCCGTGCTCAGCCTGCTCGTCACCTGGGCCCTGCTCCTCGCGCTCGCCGGTGCCGGCGGCGGCCGCAACCGAACCGCTTCTTCCCGGGGATGACCACCATGACCGCCACCACGCTCGAGAAGGCCGTCACCGAACAGGCCGCCACCGTCGAATTCCGGGCGCTGCGCCGGGAGTTCGGGCCCACCGTCGCCCTCGACGGGCTCGACCTGACCGTCCGCCCGGGGGAGTTGCTGGCCCTGCTCGGCCCCTCCGGCTGCGGCAAGACCACCGCGCTGCGCATGCTCGCCGGGTTCGAACACCCCGACTCCGGCGCCGTCCTCGTGGACGGCGAGGACGTCACGCACGTCCCGGCCCACCGCCGCGACGCCGGCATGGTCTTCCAGTCGTACAGCCTCTTCCCGCATCTGAACGCCGTCGACAACGTCGCCTTCGGGCTGCGCATGCGGGGCGTCCGTACGGCCGAACGGCGCGCCCGCGCCGCCGAGTTGCTGGACCTGGTCGGCCTCGCCGACAAGGGCGAGCGCTATCCGCACCAGCTCTCCGGCGGCCAGCAGCAGCGCATCGCGCTCGCCCGCGCCCTGGCCCTGCGCCCGCGCGTGCTCCTGCTCGACGAGCCGCTGTCCGCGCTGGACGCCAAGGTGCGGCTCACCCTGCGCGAGGAGATCCGCCGGCTCCAGCAGGAGCTGGGCATCACGACGCTGTTCGTGACGCACGACCAGGAAGAGGCGCTGTCCGTCGCCGACCGGGTCGCGGTCATGCGCGCCGGACGCCTCGAACAGTGCGCCGAACCGGCCGAGTTGTACGGCCGTCCCGCCACCGCCTTCGTCGCCGAGTTCGTCGGCACCATGAGCCGGATCCCGGGCGAGCTGAAGGACGGCACGGTCGAGGTGCTCGGGCAGCGGCTGCCCGCCGACGGCGAGGCGCCCGACGGCCCGGTGGACGTGCTGGTGCGGCCGGAGGCCGTCCACGTGCGCCCGGACGAGCAGGGCGCCGCCCGGGTCGTCGCGACGGCCTTCCTCGGCGCGGTCGTCCGCGTCACCGTACGGCTCGCCGACGGCACCGAGGCCAAGGCCGACCTGCCCGCCCACGAGGCCGCGGCGCTCGGCGCCGGAACCCCGGCCGCCCTGTCCCTGCCGGAGCGGCCGGTGCTCGTGGCCGAACGCGCCCAGAAGTGAACTGCGCCCAGAAGTG
This genomic interval from Streptomyces sp. NBC_00557 contains the following:
- a CDS encoding ABC transporter substrate-binding protein gives rise to the protein MTVSLPRNAALGGCIAVVAALALSACGAAPDNASTTTKDGKSAATATSAADFGGMDALVKAAKKEGALHIIAVPRDWANYGAIIDGFQKKYGIKIQDESPDGSSQDEINAVTTRKGQDRAPDVLDLGSSFALSAAQQGLLAPYKVASYADIPEAQKDPQARWYNDYGGYISIGCDAKRVKSCPTSFKDLLKPEYKGQVALNGNPTKSGSAFGGVYAAALANGGSFDDIQPGLDFFAKLKKNGNYTPVESTPATVEKGETPISIDWDYLNAGYADEFRSKGLDWKVTIPSDGQYAQYYSQAITKDAPHPAAARLWQEYLYSTEGQNLWLKGYARPALMTAMEKAGTLDKTAAAKLPKVTGTPSFPTETQQSKAKTVIAQGWGKAVSG
- a CDS encoding ABC transporter ATP-binding protein, which produces MTATTLEKAVTEQAATVEFRALRREFGPTVALDGLDLTVRPGELLALLGPSGCGKTTALRMLAGFEHPDSGAVLVDGEDVTHVPAHRRDAGMVFQSYSLFPHLNAVDNVAFGLRMRGVRTAERRARAAELLDLVGLADKGERYPHQLSGGQQQRIALARALALRPRVLLLDEPLSALDAKVRLTLREEIRRLQQELGITTLFVTHDQEEALSVADRVAVMRAGRLEQCAEPAELYGRPATAFVAEFVGTMSRIPGELKDGTVEVLGQRLPADGEAPDGPVDVLVRPEAVHVRPDEQGAARVVATAFLGAVVRVTVRLADGTEAKADLPAHEAAALGAGTPAALSLPERPVLVAERAQK
- a CDS encoding GntR family transcriptional regulator — its product is MTARHEEIADELRRAIDREEYTVGSRLPSESELAAHYGVSRGTVRQAVSALTAEGLIGSRQGARRVVLASRRSQSFEELRSFAQWARAMGREATGHVVAQEYRPATHEDAVRLQLPVGTQVLHVLRVRGLDGEPVLLERTVYADWISPAVESIEPDCPSVTQRLYDDTGLVFAYGEHIIDAVAAGAQDAELLGVRRTSPLLRVRRVTTTREGRPVEWSDDRYRPDAVSFSVRNSIDNNALARKTAE
- a CDS encoding ABC transporter permease; protein product: MTAALPRADVAPVASAKRRRRAPGWLAVVPLLAFTAVAFGLPALAIVNGAFSVDDATTGATRYTGANMTASLQGPYLTALLGSVKLSAISAVLGALLGLPLAQAVVSSRSRRLREAVLTASGVLANFGGVPLAFAFVATLGNAGVLTVHLGLKDSGWDLYSFWGLVLVYLYFLVPLMVLTITPALDGLRAQWREAALNNGATGAQYWRHVALPVLAPSLLGGLVLLFGSAFSAYATAAAMVGSAVPLVTLQIADALSGNVLVGQENVALALSLDMVLVAGLVMAVYLPLQRRSARWLDA
- a CDS encoding Lrp/AsnC family transcriptional regulator; the encoded protein is MLNDLDERIVHALAEDARRSYADIGQMVGLSAPAVKRRVDRLRATGAITGFTVRVDPAALGWETEGYIEIYCRRNTSPDTIQRGLERYQEVVAASTVTGDADAIAQVFASDMRHFERVLERIAGEPFVERTKSVLVLSPLLRRFSSGAPG
- a CDS encoding ABC transporter permease codes for the protein MARRLTPWRWAVLGLAALYFLVPLAASVVFTVDVPGQGLTFDAYTKILSADGFVSSLLLSLELAVATVAVVLLLTAPAVVALRLGAPRLRPVVEVVCSLPLVVPPIAFVAGIATVLKWGPEHLSRTPLFETFVVVQNDRFPLVLVLAYVVMALPFVYRALDAGLRAIDVRTLAEAARSCGASWPKALVRAVLPNLRGALLNASFLTLALVLGEFTVSHLLGYAPFAVWIYNVGGEQAQMSVAVSVLSLLVTWALLLALAGAGGGRNRTASSRG